A segment of the Mogibacterium diversum genome:
ACCATCATCTCTTCTAGCGCCACTCTTTGATCTAACAACTACTGCCTTTACAACGTCACCTTTCTTAACAACTCCACCTGGAGCAGCATCCTTAACGGAGCAAACGATGATGTCTCCAATATTCGCATACTTGCGGCCTGTACCACCAAGGATACGAATGCAAAGGAGCTCCTTCGCTCCGGAATTGTCGGCAACTCTCAATCTTGTTTCTGTCTGTATCATGATTTGTCGCCTCCCTATTTAGCTTTCTCAACGATCTCAACAAGTCTCCATCTCTTATCCTTTGAAAGAGGCTTTGTCTCCATAATCTTTACTCTATCGCCGATGCCACACTCATTGTTCTCGTCGTGAACCTTGAACTTTTTAGTTCTCTTAACAGCCTTACCGTAAAGAGAATGTCTTACTGAATCCTTTGTAGCAACAACAATTGTCTTATCCATCTTGTCGCTTACAACTACTCCAGTTCTGGTCTTTCTGCTATTTCTTTCCATTGTACATCCTCCTTCCTTTAAGCTTCAGGCTTTTCCATTTCCCTGATTATGGTCTTAACTCTGGCAATATCTCTTCTGATTTCTCTCATCTTCACAGGGTTGTCGAGCTGTCCGGTAACGTGCTGGAATCTCAGATTGAATAGCTCCTGCTTCATTCTTGCGAGCTCGGCGGTTCTCTCCTGATCAGTCATTTTTCTTATTGTATTCAGATCCATTATTCGTCACCACCCTTTGCTTCCTGGTTCTTGACAACGAACTTGCACCTTACTGGTAGCTTGTGAGAAGCAAGTCTCAAAGCCTCCTTAGCCTGTGCTTCAGTTACGCCCTCAAGCTCGAACATTACTCTGCCCGGCTTAACTACAGCCACCCAATACTCAGGTGAACCTTTTCCGGAACCCATTCTTACTTCTGCTGGTTTCTTTGTGATTGGCTTATGTGGGAAGATTTTGATATAAACCTTTCCGCCTCTCTTGATGGATCTTGTCATCGCGATTCTGGCAGCCTCGATCTGCTTTGAGTCAATCCATGCTGGCTCTTCAGCAACTAGACCGAACTGACCATATGTAACGGTGTTACCCTTTGTTGCAACACCCTTCATTCTGCCTCTGTGGACTCTTCTGCGTTTAACGCGCTTTGGCATTAACATGGCAAGTCTCTCCTTTCTATGATTATTCTTCTGTTCCCTGTGCAGTTTCAACTACTTCAGGAGCAGGAGCCGCCTCAGTTACCTTTGGAGCCTTTCTAACTCTTGTAGTTGCTGGCTTAACCTCTGGTCTGCTTTCGCGGTTATCATTTCTTCTGTTTCCGAAGCTTCTCTTCTTATCTCTCTTATCGTTTCTTCTCTGCTTACGATCTCTTCTATCGTTTCTGGACTGCTCTGGAATAGCCTCCTTGAGACCCTTATCTAGAATCTCGCCGTGGTTAACCCAAACCTTAACACCAATTTTTCCGTAAGTAGTGTCTGCCTCTGCAAATCCATAATCGATATCAGCTCTGAGAGTGTGTAGAGGAACATTTCCTTCGCTGTACTTCTCGCTTCTAGCAATCTCGGCACCACCAAGTCTTCCGGAAACAAGAACCTTGATACCCTTAGCTCCAGACTTCATAGTTCTCTGGATTGCGGACTTCATAGCTCTTCTGAAAGAAACTCTTCTCTCGAGTGCCTGTGCAATGCTCTCAGCTGTTAGCTGTGCATCAAGCTCAGCTCTTCTAACCTCTTCGATGGAAATATCTACAGTCTTACCTGTTAGCTTAACGAGGTTCTTCTTGAGCTCGTCAATTCCATCTCCAGATCTTCCGATTACCATTCCTGGTCTAGCTGTTGCGATGATTACCTTTACCTTGTCAGCTGCAGGTCTCTCAATTACGACACTTGCAACGCCGGCAGCGTAAAGCTTCTTCTTAACATAGTTTCTAACCTTGTTGTCTTCAACTAGGAAATCAGCGAAGTTGCTCTTGTCAGCAAACCACTTTGAGTTCCAATTCTTGTTGACTCCAACTCTGAATCCATGTGGATTAACCTTCTGACCCATCTGGCTGACCTCCTTCTACTGTTTCTACTGCCTTTACAGCTTCTCTCTCCTTAAGAGTTACTCCAATGTGGCTTGTTCTCTTGAGGATCATGGATGCTCTACCCTGAGCGCCTGCTCTGAATCTCTTCATTGTAGGACCCTGGTTTGCATAAACCTCTGCGACGTATAGCTCATCACGGTTCATATCAAAGTTGTTTTCAGCATTTGCTGCTGCGGACTGAACTACCTTCTCTACAAGCTCTGCACCCTTTCCAGGTGTGAACTTGAGGATTGTTAATGCCTCGTTCAAATCTTTTCCTCTTACTAGGTCAGTAACAGGCTTTAGTTTGCTAGGAGACATTCTTACATATTTAGCAAGTGCTTTTGCTTCCATATCAGTTTCTCCTTTCTTTATTTCGCCTTGTCACCAGCGTGACCCTTGTAAGTTCTAGTTGGAGCGAACTCTCCAAGTCTGTGACCTACCATATCTTCTGTGATGTATACAGGAACATGCTTACGACCGTCGTGAACAGCGATCGTATGTCCAACCATCTGAGGAAAAATCGTCGATGGTCTCGACCATGTCTTGATTACACTTTTTTCATTAGACTCGTTCATCGCTTCGATTCTCTTGATGAGTTTCTTTTCGACGAAAGGGCCCTTTTTTAGCGATCTTCCCATTATATGCTCCTTTCTTATTTAGCATTTCTTCTTCTAACGATGTACTTGTTGGAATCCTTGTGCTTGTTACGTGTCTTGTAACCAAGAGTTGGTTTACCCCAAGGTGTAACTGGGCTCTTACGTCCAACTGGTGCTCTACCTTCACCACCGCCGTGTGGGTGATCGTTAGGGTTCATTACGGAACCTCTTACTGTAGGTCTCCATCCCATGTGTCTCTTTCTACCAGCCTTACCAATCTGGATGTTAGCGTGGTCAATGTTACCAACTTCTCCGATTGTAGCTCTGCAGTTGATTCTTACCATTCTTACTTCGCCGGATGGTAGCCTTACCTGAGCATAATTGCCTTCCTTAGCCATGAGCTGAGCGCCGTTACCAGCTGATCTTACAAGCTGAGCACCCTTTCCAGGCTTTAGCTCGATGTTGTGAATGATTGTACCTACTGGGATATTCGCGATTGGTAGTGCGTTTCCTACCTTGATATCCGAATCTGGTCCAGATTCAACTACGTCTCCAACGCGCAGCTTGTTAGGAGCAACAATGTATCTCTTCTCTCCATCTGCGTAAACTAGAAGAGCGATATTCGCTGTTCTATTTGGATCGTACTCGATAGTCTTAACTGTTGCTGGAATACCGTCTTTAGTTCTCTTAAAGTCGATAATTCTGTACTTAGGTCTGTATCCGCCACCTCTATGTCTAACGGTGATCTTACCTCTTACATTTCTTCCTGAATGCTTCTTCAGAGTTTTAGTAAGGGATTTTTCTGGCTTGCTAACTGTTATCTCCTCGAAAGTCGAAACAGTCATGCCTCTCAGACCAGGAGTGGTTGGATTATACTTCTTAATTCCCATTATTTACTCCTCCTATTTTACAGTCCCTGGAAGATCTCGATCTCTTTGCTATCCGCAGCGAGAGTAACGATTGCCTTCTTATAAGAAGCTGTTCTTCCTACTGTTCTTCCCATTCTCTTAACTTTTCCATTAACGTTCATGATATTAACCTTAGCAACATCAACTCCGAAGATTTCTTCGACAGCCTGTCTAACTTCGGTCTTGTTAGCTGTATCAGCAACCTTGAAAACATACTTCTTGTCAGCCGACATGTCCATGCTCTGCTCGGTGATGATAGGCTTAAGTATTACGTCGTAACCGCTCTTCATTATGCGTATACCTCCTCAATTCTCTCAGCTGCTGCCTTAGTGAGCACGAGGCTGTAATGATTGATGATCTCATATACATTCATTGTGCTTACAAGTGCAGTTCTCACACCCTGAATGTTAGAAGCAGATCTAACAACGTTCTCATCCTTCTCATCCATTACGATGAGGGCCTTCTTATCAGCCTTGATATTCTCGAGAACCTTAACCATTTCCTTAGTCTTTGGTTCAGCGAACTTTAGCTCATCTAGTACGATGATTTCCTTGTCAGCAACCTTAGCAGAAAGTACGGACTTAAGAGCAAGTCTCTTTACCTTCTTAGGAACTGCATATCTGTAGTCCCTTGGCTTTGGTGCGAAAACAATTCCACCACCTACCTGCGTAGGATCTGTTGTGCTTCCCTGTCTGTGGCGACCTGTACCCTTCTGTCTGAAAGGCTTGCGTCCGCCTCCTCTTACTTCACTTCTTGTCTTGGCAGATTGGGTTCCCTGTCTCTGGTTTGCCAAGTAATTCTTGACTACAGTCTGTACTGCGATTTCGTTTGGTTCGATTCCAAAGATTTCATCATTCAATGTAACTTCGCCAACCTCAGCACCGGCCATATTAAGCATCTTTACTTTTGCCATTAGTGATTCCTCCTTTCTGCCTCTTATTTATTCTGTCCTTTTACCGCACCCTTAACCTTAAGGAGTCCGCCCTTCTTTCCAGGAACAGCTCCCTTAACGAGAAGTAGGTTGCGATCAGCAATAACCTTTACGAGAACGATGTTCTGTACTGTAACTGTGTCTCTACCCATTCTTCCTGGGGCCTTGTTGCCCTTGAAGACTCTTGATGGGTATGTACCAGCGGCAAGAGCACCTGCAAGTCTCTTATGCTTGGAACCGTGAGTCATAGGTCCTCTGCGGTGTCCGTGTCTCTTGATGTTACCCTGAGTTCCCTTACCTTTGGAAACGCCTGTAACGTCAAGCTTCATTCCCTCTTCGAAATCAGCAACTGTGATTTCCTGTCCTACCTCGTAAGTCTCGCCATCTTCGACTCTGAACTCAGCGAGGTACTTCTTAGGAGCTACTCCGCACTTCTCAAAATGACCAGTCTCTGGCTTGTTGAGTCTGTGTGCCTTCTGCTCCTCGTAGCCAACCTGTACAGCATTGTAGCCGTCGGTCTCTACTGTCTTAACCTGCGTTACTACCTCAGGTCCGGCTTCGATTACGGTAACTGGTACTACAGCACCGTTCTCATTGAAGATCTGTGTCATGCCGATCTTCTTGCCTAAAAGTGTTTTCATAATTCTCCTCCTAGTGTCTTACAGCGGATCGCCCTGGTTTGGCCGAATTGCCCTCTCATGCGATCTTTCTAAAATCTAGCTTAGAGCTTGATTTCAATGTCAATGCCTGCTGGCATATCGAGCTTAGCAAGAGCGTCTGTTGTCTTAGTCGAAGCATTAGTAATATCGATAAGACGCTTGTGTGTTCTCTGCTCAAACTGCTCTCTGCTGTCCTTGTACTTGTGAACAGCTCTGATGATTGTTACGACTTCCTTCTCTGTTGGAAGTGGAATAGGGCCAGATACTGTAGCGCCTGTTCTCTCAGCAGTCTCAACAATCTTTGCTGCCGACTTATCCAATAGAGCATGGTCATAAGCCTTCAGTCTGATTCTGATTTTCTGTAGTTCGCTCATTAGTAGTTCCTCCTGTTTGTTTTGTACTGTTTTCGCTATGCTTGTACAGGACTTCGCCCGTTTTTACTTGCTTCACCATGGCACTTACACTCTTTCGTGCGTTTCCTAAAGGTTTACACAAATCAAAAATGGCGAACCCCCTCGCCCTCGTCTAGCGAGGACAATTCTCCGCAGAAATTACCTGATAGCTCAGCAACTTCCTGCTTCATCGCCTTAAACAAGCTTTTAAATTATACATGGCAAGAATTTACAATGCAAGGCTTTTTTGTACTTTTTTAAGAAAGTAATTACAGTGTTTTCAAGTGTTACAGGTGGCTCCACACTAACACGGCTACGTGCGTTTCCTTGGTGTTGATATTTCATCAAAAACTATTCGTTTTTTTATGTTTTTTGTATAAATTGCACTATTTTAGGGTTTGTTTCGTTCATTTGACTCAGCTGATCGAATATGAATAATTGATATGTTTTCTCAAAAATACATAAAAAATACATTATTTAGCAGTTGGTATTTTCCAAACACGCCTTAGTAGTCTTTTATCGTCTATTTATATTTTATGTTTCTATATGTATTTGATTCTCATATCGATACTATACGACTGCATATATGATACAATTCTCTTATAAGATATTGAGTTTCAGTATTTCTGAAAGGAGTATTAACAAAATGAAAAAGTTATATAAGAGTAAAAGTTGCGGTACTATTGTAGGCAAGGTATTTGATGATGGTGGAGTTCTCGCATGTTGTGGGGAAGATATGGAAGAGCTTGTGCCAAAGACCGCTGATTCTGCTACTGAAAAGCACGTTCCTGTGGTTGAGTGTGACGGCAATCTCGTTAAGGTTACTGTTGGTAGCACACTTCACCCTATGACAGAGGAGCATCATATTCAGTTCATAATACTTGAAACCAATCTAGGATTCCAAAGAAAAGCTCTAAAGGTTGATGGAGAGCCTGTTGCAACATTTGCCATCCAGGACGGAGAAAAAGTTGTAGCAGCATACGAGTATTGCAATATCCACGGCTTCTGGGTTAACGAGTTAAACTAATATTGTATGATCAGGGGGGTATGCCACCAAATAGTCTGCCTCAGGAGCTTTGTACTGGTTGATATAGATTGATTAGAATAATTGGTCACAGATTTCATAGAAAAGCATAAGCGGAAGGCGATGGCCTTCCGCTTATGTTTTCTTATGTTTACTTGCTCTTCTATATGTCTCTAACAATCCTCTAGCCTGGTGGCCAAGTCATCTTTCTACGTCCAAGAATATGAATGTGCAGATGGTGAACAGTTTGCTGCCCATCTTCTCCAGTATTGATAACGGTTCTATATCCATTATCTAGACCTTCTTGAGCTGCGATATCCTTAATCTTGAGCATCATGTGTCCCATAAGCTCTCTATCTGCGTCTTCTAAATCATTAAGAGATGCAACGTGCTTCTTGGGAACCATCAAAACATGTACAGGTGCCTCTGGAGCAGCATCACGGAAAACCGAAATAAGGTCATCCTCGTATACCATATCAGTAGGTATCTCACCTTTTGCAAGCTTGCAGAAAATGCAATCTTCCATATGACTCCTCCTTTCTAGACCACTTCAGCTAAGCAGCCTTCCTTGTAATTAGAGATTAACCGAACCTCAACGAATTCGCCTGAGGTCAGCTTTCGCTCCTTATCCTTAATATACACCTTTATGTAGTTAGATGTATATCCTGTAGCGTAATCTTCTTCAAAAGTTTCCACGAGCACTCTGTGTACTACGCCAAAGTTGCGTTTTTGGAACTCCTGTGCGACGTGTCCCGCTCTGTTAATCAGCTCATTTACACGAGCCGTCTTGTCTGCCGGCGTCACTGTTTCCTTATACTTCGCAGCCTCAGTGCCCTGCCTAGGCGAGAATTTGAATGCATGAACTCTGCCGAAAGTGGCTTTGTTAACGACGTCTAGAGTGTCTGCGAAATCTTCTTTCGTCTCCCCAGGAAATCCAACTATTATATCCGTCGTGATTCCGTATAGCGAATCAACGCTTCGTATAGCCTCGACAATCGCGAGGTATTCATCTCTAGTGTATCTGCGTTTCATGCCCTTTAGAACATTGTTACTGCCACTTTGTATAGATAGGTGCAGATGTCTGCAAAGTCTCTTGTACTTGACGATTCGCTCAACGTGTTCCTTGTCTACAACGTTAGGTTCAAGTGAGCTCAGTCTTACTCTGAAATCTCCTTCTAATTCATCAAGCCTCTTCAGCACCGCTTCAATTCCTGAAAGACCTTCTTCATCATTTTGTCTCTTAAATGCAAAGCCTTTTTCGCTTCCATATAGAGCGGTATTGATGCCCGTAAGCACAATTTCCTTGTAACCTCTATCTACAAGAGCTTTCGCCTCAGCAATAATCTCCTCTATCCCTCTGCTTCTGACCGCACCCCTTGCATAAGGAATCTTGCAGTAGGAGCAGAATCGGTTGCAACCTTCTTCAATCTTTATATATGCCCTCTGCATCTGTGACTCACTTGAGATTACGATGCCAGTCTCCTCATAGCCAACAAGCTCGCTAAAAGGAAGTACTCTGGTTTCAGTATCAGGCTCTTTGCCAGTCTTTCTAAGCTCCAAAGCATTCATAACCTCTTCGCAGATAGTAGACTTAAGGTTATTTCCAATAACGATATCAACATCAGGCATGGCCTCAAGCTCTTCGCTAGCAGTCTGGGCATAGCAGCCAGTAACCACCATCACAGAATCAGGGCTGAGCTTCTTCATGCGCCTTATATACTTTCTCGACTTGCTATCAGCAACGCTTGTCACAGTGCAAGTATTGATGACATAGGCGTCAGCAGCTTCATCTTCCCCCACGATTTCTGCACCGCGGGAAAGGAACTCTTCTTTCATAGCCTCTGTCTCATATTGATTCACCTTGCATCCAAGCGTATGAAAAGCAATCTTCATATGTGTTAACCGTCCTTTACAATGATGGGTTAAAGTCTAACACACCTCTTTATAACGGTCAACGAGGCTAAGGCGATGAATGACAATAGAAATAGTCCAAGATACATATATAGCAGTGAACCATCTCCAGTTCTTGGAATTGTCGGCTGTGCAACTCTGATCGTTTGATCTCGGTTATTTATATCTTCATGTGTTGCAACGAGCTTCCCTTTATCGTCATACACCTTTTCGTATGCTACGAGCTCCTTGCCAGCAATCTTGGACGTATTAAGTTTAAATGATACTGATGCTGTGCCATTTCCTTCACTTGTAAAAGTGGTACTTCCTGTCACAACTTTTCCGTCTTCTTCGTAAGGCTTGCCAGTCTTCTTATCCATTAGGATACCTCTTACAGTGTAGCTACGTCCCGAAATCAGATTCTCGTACCTCACTGCGTCAACAAGCGATACATTCTTTGCCTTTGAAATTATCTTCGCTCCTCCCTTACCAGTCATCTTGGTTCCAATAGCTGGGTAGTAGATGGACTGAGCAGAATCATTGATATCAGCATGAACTGCGACAGGAACGTTTCTATAAGTTAATGTTTCAAATACTACGGTCACCTTATCCTGGCGGAGAGTCGAGTCATATCTGAATTCGAGCTCTATTTCTCCGTCTCCGTTCTCCGCTGTAAATTCTTTTTCTGCAGTAATCTCTTTGTCATCCTTATCAAGGATAGGTTTATTCTTATCCTTGTCCATTAGGACTCCTGTTACCTTATATTTTTTACCGATGATAAGGTTCTTGTACTTAACCTTGTCGATGATTTTTTCTTCCTTGCTAGGGGCACCTGTATTTGTGCCAGACTCAACTGAATGTGCCTTCGTTTTAATCTCCGGATGACGAAGAGTCTGGTTGTCATCGTTTATATCGCGGTGATTTGCAATCTCTTTGCCTTTATACTTTAATGTCTCAAAGACAACAGTGTCCTTTCCAGCTAGCTTAGTAGTATCAAAGGTGAACTCGAGCCCTACCTCTCCGCTTGCAATGCTGTCAGAAATCGTCGAATTCTGCGCGGTAACCGTGAACTCCTTCTGAGAAGTAATCCTGCTGCCATTCTCCTCAAGTGGCTTTCCTGTACTCTTATCCATCAGCACCCCTTCGAGAGTATATGTTTCACCTTCATACAAGTTAGAGAAGCTCACAACGTCCTTAACCTTAGTCTTCGGACCATACATTGCAAGTGAATCCTCTGTCGCAATGTCCATAGCCTTAGTTCCGATTTTAGGGATAGCAGGGTTGTTGACATGCGAAGATGGCTCTCCTGAGTTGAAATATACAGCCGCACCAGCTCCATCACCATCGATTTTCTTGGTATATAAAGTTTTATCTAGAAGATATCCCGCCGGCGCCTTAGTCTCGCGAATAGTCACTGTTCCGCGAGGCAGTACAGCATCGCCCTGCTCTGTAACAAAGAGAGGATCGCTGCCCTTTGCGAGGTTCTTATCTCTGAGCTCTGCAGTGTATTTACCAGAAGCATCCTTAGTCGTTCTTAGTTTCCATGTGCGAACAACCTTTGCGTTTTCAACAGGTCCAATAGTATCATAATACTTAACTTCAAATTCAGCACCAGTCATGTCGCTAGGATTCATGTAACTATCACCACTAGCTTTTTTCTCGAGAAAAATCTTAACGGGCGCAAACACAGGTGAATCATATGACTGCACTGTGCTCGTAGTTTCAGCCTTGCTCTCCACCTTATAAACAGTCTTGTCTAGCTCATAGCCTACTGGGGCTGTCGTCTCCTTTACAGTGTATTTACCAGGCTTCACTTCCAAAGTTCCTGTTCTACCCTTCTCGTCTGTCGTCAGTTTTCCGACTGCCGTTCCTCCTTCATCATAAACCGTATACACTGCACCAGCTAGAGAATATGTGCCTTTGCACTCTCCAGCAATCTTGATATTGTTGCCGATGGATTTAACAACTTCGATCTTTCCATATGGTTTAAGCCCCCATGCTAGCATCATCTGTGAACCATTAGTTGGATAAGCGAGATATGACTTGAAGTTTTCAGGAATTTCGCCCTTGTAGGCCTTCACATCCTGCATCATGCGATTGATTAGAGGTCTTGAGTTAACTCTTTCATATGCAGGTCTCCCATTAACTCTTCTAGCCGCACATACTAATGCAAAGTAATACTCTTTCTCATCATAGTTGTTCTTCTGCCACTTATCTGTACTGGCAAGGTACGCGAATTTTGTAAACAGAGAATCAGATGCCTGCTTTGTAAGTGTAACGACCTGCCCTGCTTCTGCAGTTCTAAAGTTCTTACCATCTGCACATGCCGCATCATGGATAAGCCCATCGATATTCACCTTGAATATACTCGCATGATTGCGATTGTTATCCTTGTACTGCTTATGCCATGTTACGGTTCCTCTCGTTAGTCCAGCCTCTGGACTTGCTGCCACAGACCTAAATGAGGAGGCACCTCTAGGAGCTGTTGCCCCTACGCTCATGGTCATCCTTCTGCTGACATTATCATATGATGCAGACTCTGGTATTCGCTCTAAAGTATTAGTATTATGAACATTTCCTCTTCTGCCTGCTTCGTTATCAAACTCGCCTTCCATTACGATGTTCGACTCGGCACTACGCGCATTACCATCTGACTCGCTATTAGATGAATCTGCTCCGCTTACAACTTCGTTGCTATTCACCGCTTTGATGGTGAAATTCGCATGACCACCTGTCAGCTTAATGATGAATTTCCCCTCGCTACTTTTATTTATAAAGTGAGTAGCCGAGTCTCCTTTCATATCCACATCACCGTACACGCTCGCATTCTTTCCACCATCGAGAGCTATAATTTCAAGAATTACACCTCTATCCAGCTTGTAATTAATCTGGTACTCATCTCCCGTCCTTGCACTCCGGGCAAAAGTCTCTCCATTTGATAGATTGGTAGTATCTGAAGTCCCAGACTTCAAAGCTGAAAGCTTCGCCCCACTTCCAGTTACTTTGAACTGAAGCCTCGCAGCCGTATCAGGCGGAATGATATTTACACTGCCATCAGGAGCTTTACCTGAACTTAGCGCAAAAACCTGCGATGTTCCAAGAAGCATCACTATACACAGCATCGAGACGATGCAATTATAAATACGTTTAATATTCATTGCTCACCTCAACATCCAGCTCTAATTGCCTTCATCTTCTGAAGCTGGCATATCCTCGAACCTATCAGCAAGAAGCCTCGAGAGTTCCCTAGCTTCATCCTCATGCAAAGTAATCCCTCTGCTCATATGCTCGTGATCAGAGTCCCAGTCACGAATATCGAACTTCGGTGTTCTGTCATTCCACTGAATAAGGTTAAGCTCCTTGCTCCAATTGTTCTTATAGGTAGCCAGTACCCCGATGTGATCCAAAATCTTGTAGGTTACACTTCTTTCATTGTTAGTTGCCATTCTAAAACTCCTTCCATTTATACACGGTGCTATCGCACCTCACTTTCATGTAAATTATATGGTTCCTGTGGAGCTGACAACAATGCAAGAAGTGCACTATAAATAGTGAGATTATCCCTTTTATGAGAGTTTTTATAATACGATTTAAAGCGACCTAGAAATATTAGTTTTAATGCGGATTTTATGATGTGAATTAAAATTTAGAAGCAAAAAATTAAAAGGACCTCTGCACGGTAGAGGTCCTAAGCGCCCTTTGGCGGTTTTATATTTAACACACTTATTGTGTCTAAATACTAGCATA
Coding sequences within it:
- a CDS encoding VaFE repeat-containing surface-anchored protein, giving the protein MNIKRIYNCIVSMLCIVMLLGTSQVFALSSGKAPDGSVNIIPPDTAARLQFKVTGSGAKLSALKSGTSDTTNLSNGETFARSARTGDEYQINYKLDRGVILEIIALDGGKNASVYGDVDMKGDSATHFINKSSEGKFIIKLTGGHANFTIKAVNSNEVVSGADSSNSESDGNARSAESNIVMEGEFDNEAGRRGNVHNTNTLERIPESASYDNVSRRMTMSVGATAPRGASSFRSVAASPEAGLTRGTVTWHKQYKDNNRNHASIFKVNIDGLIHDAACADGKNFRTAEAGQVVTLTKQASDSLFTKFAYLASTDKWQKNNYDEKEYYFALVCAARRVNGRPAYERVNSRPLINRMMQDVKAYKGEIPENFKSYLAYPTNGSQMMLAWGLKPYGKIEVVKSIGNNIKIAGECKGTYSLAGAVYTVYDEGGTAVGKLTTDEKGRTGTLEVKPGKYTVKETTAPVGYELDKTVYKVESKAETTSTVQSYDSPVFAPVKIFLEKKASGDSYMNPSDMTGAEFEVKYYDTIGPVENAKVVRTWKLRTTKDASGKYTAELRDKNLAKGSDPLFVTEQGDAVLPRGTVTIRETKAPAGYLLDKTLYTKKIDGDGAGAAVYFNSGEPSSHVNNPAIPKIGTKAMDIATEDSLAMYGPKTKVKDVVSFSNLYEGETYTLEGVLMDKSTGKPLEENGSRITSQKEFTVTAQNSTISDSIASGEVGLEFTFDTTKLAGKDTVVFETLKYKGKEIANHRDINDDNQTLRHPEIKTKAHSVESGTNTGAPSKEEKIIDKVKYKNLIIGKKYKVTGVLMDKDKNKPILDKDDKEITAEKEFTAENGDGEIELEFRYDSTLRQDKVTVVFETLTYRNVPVAVHADINDSAQSIYYPAIGTKMTGKGGAKIISKAKNVSLVDAVRYENLISGRSYTVRGILMDKKTGKPYEEDGKVVTGSTTFTSEGNGTASVSFKLNTSKIAGKELVAYEKVYDDKGKLVATHEDINNRDQTIRVAQPTIPRTGDGSLLYMYLGLFLLSFIALASLTVIKRCVRL
- a CDS encoding YdbC family protein encodes the protein MATNNERSVTYKILDHIGVLATYKNNWSKELNLIQWNDRTPKFDIRDWDSDHEHMSRGITLHEDEARELSRLLADRFEDMPASEDEGN